Genomic segment of Pongo pygmaeus isolate AG05252 chromosome 1, NHGRI_mPonPyg2-v2.0_pri, whole genome shotgun sequence:
TTGTCCTTTTGCTTGCCCTGGTTTGAGTAGACACCCCCCAAAGCTGAATGATGAGATATAGAACtattcggctgggtgtggtggctcacgcctgtaatcccagtgctttgggaggccaaggtgggcagatcacgagatcaggagttcgagaccagcctggtcaacatggtgaaaccctgtccctactaaaaatacaaaaaattacttggcatggtggcaggcgcctataatcccagctactcaggaggctgaggcaggagaatcacttgaaccagggaggtggaggttgcagtgagctgagaccacaccaccacactccagcctgggcgacagagtgagactctgtctcaaaacaaaacagaacaaaacgaaaaaaaatctattcataaCATCTCTCTATGGTGGCTGTAATTGGACAGAGTCATTGGCTTCCCTGGTGAATATTACAGATAGCATCTTCACATACTAGGTCTTCATGGCGGGGAACAGATGTGTTAAGTTTATCAAGAGTGCCTCCTGTATAGCACTGCAAGCCTGATATTTCCACACTACAGCTACCAACCCAGGAAACCATCACTAAGAAGAGCAGTAGGAAGATCAGCTGAGTTATACCAAGGCTCAAGAATTGCAAACAGTGGAGTGAGTTCCCATGGGGTGATGGTTCACCCAGCAGCAGGAATTCCTTGGGACATCCTGAAAACGGGCATGTTTGTTGATCTGTTAATTGCCTTGAATGCTTTACTGGCAACCGTAGCTGTGATTCTATAGCAGCCCTAACAACAGAGATGTCTAATTGCAACTAATCTCTGATCTAAGATCAACAAATATATCATCTGTGTCAAAATCACTCAGAGctcctttttcctctttgtaGCTCTCACACTTTGGATGCACTCCTGTACTCCTGTCTGAAAGAGCTAAGCTGACCCCCACCACCGTTGGAGGAAACTCCTGGAGCAGTGCTGGGGTTTTCACTGCAATCAACTGCTCCAACTTTGTCTTGTACATGGCTCTTTGACCTTGGGCTTGTGGATTAAGGGCCTGTGGAGGAGCTCTGTGACTGCTCTGATATGTGTGGGTGGTTCTGAGGCACTGTATTTAGTGAAAAAACTGGAAATCATATGCATGTCCATGAATAAAAAATGGGGGataggccgggcgccgtggctcacacctataatcccagcactttgggaggccgaggtgggcggatcacctgaggtcgggagttcaagaccagcctgaccaacatggagaaaccccgtctctactaaaaatacaaaattagctggacgtggtcacgcatgtcagtaatcccagctactcgggaggctgaggcaggaaaattgcttgaacccgggaggtggaggttgcagtgagccgagacagtgcagcctgggcaataagagcgaaactccatctcaaaaacaaacaaaaaaaacaaaaaaatgggatAGACTAATTTCTAGTACTTCTAAACCATGGAATACGATACAGCTGATAAACCAAAACACATTAGATCTATGTGATTCATCTTAGAGGATGTTGATTATAAGTTTCAACTTGTTTAGAACGAGCCCATATTCATCAAAAATTCTGTATGCACCGgatgtgctggctcatgcctgtagtcccagcagtttgggaagccaaagtggacAGATCCCCTGAagtcaagaggtcgagaccagcctggccaacatggtgaaaccccgtcttgtggaggaaaagttaaatattaaatttgaactcaattgGACTTGAACACAAGGAATGGTTACATGCCAGAAATCTGTCCCTTGGCACTTGCTCAGGAACGGATGGACATACTGATTGTTCTTGATAAATACATTATCTGCCTTGAGGCAATAAACAAAACCTTGAAAATAGGCTGACCTTTCCGTGTTCCTTGAGTCTAGTGACAAAAGGCCCTTGTGCCTAGGCCTCATGCCaaaaagaatactataaaaaggtcaggctgggtgcgatggctcacacctgtaatcccagcactttgggaggccaaggtgggtggatcacctgaggtcagaggttcgagaccagcctggccaacatagtgaaaccccatcctactaaaaataccaaaaattagctgggcgtagttgctggcgcctgtaatcccagctgctcaggagactgagacaggagattcccttgaacccaggaggtggaggttgcagtgagctgagatcgcgccattgcactccagcctgggcaacaagagtgaaactccgtctcaaaaaaaaaaaggtcagggtCCCAGACTACGCCGAAGCTCCATGAGACCTCACCTTCCCTGTGCATGGACCAGTGGCTGACTCTGAAGCCCAGCTGTTGCTTCCCCGTCTGGTGATGAATCCTCCATCGTCTGGTGAATGTATAtttgctaattgtttttttttctcactgctaTTTGCTCAATTCACCTTCTATTTTATACTTAAATGAACCTAAAGTAGTTTACAATCTGCACTTGTGTGTGAGTGCTGTGTGTTTGCTTTTACCTGTGCCCTCCCCACACAGAacatgtctctactgaaaaaaaaaaaaaaaaaaattagccaggtgtggtgcatgtgcctgtaatccctgctacttgggaggctgaggcacgagaatcacttgaacctgggagagggaggttgcagtgaactgagatcatgccactgcactccagcctgagtgagagagtgagactgtgtctcacaaaacaacaacagcaacaaaaattagctaggcatggtggcgtgcacctgtactcccagctgctcgggaggctggggcatgggaatcacttgaaccagggaggcagaggtggtagtaagtcgagatcgcatcactgcacttcagtctgggccagagagcgagactctgtctcaaaaaaaaaaaaacaaaactgtatgtGGGTATATTTGACATGTCTTGAAGAAAACTGTGGAAGGGCACTCATTAAACTCTTAACATTGGTTATCTCTAAGATATGAGGAAGAAGAATGGAGACCTCTTTTAGAGGATTCTGTACCTCTAGGGAATGATCGTTAGCTTGTGTACATCTTTGGATTCCTTTACCTGATAAAAAATTAGTTTTGtcattaaaattaacaaaaatattaactttgagccgggcgcagtggctcacgcctgtaatcccagcactttgggaggttgaggtaggcggatcacctgaggttgggagttcgagatcagcctgaccaacgtggagaaaccctgtctctactaaaaatacaaaattagccaggcatggtggcacaagcctgtaatcccagctactcaggaggctgaggcaggagaatcgcttgaatccgggaggcagaggttgcagtgagccaagattgagcccttgcactccagcctgggcacaagagcgaaactccgtctcaaaaaaatatataaatattaactttgGTAGGTAAAGGATGACTAAATTTTTCTTAACCTACCCAACAGCacctaataaaataaatcaataaatattctataaatatttgagaaaggagagacagaagagaaggaggaacagGCTTAGTTAAGTATGTCTGGTAGCAATAAAAAGATAACCATTAATGGCAACGATGAAACATTGTAGAACCTTTAAAAAACAGTGGAtggggccgagcgtggtggctcacgcctgtaatcccagcactttgggaagctgaggccggtggatcacgaggccaggagatcgagaccatcctggctaatacggtgaaaccccatctccactaaaaatacaaaaaacaattagccgggtgtggtggcaggcgcctgtagtcccagctacttgggaggttgaggcaggagaatggtgtgaacccagaaagcggagcttgcagtgagctgagatcgcaccactgcactccagcctgggcaacagagtgagactctgtctcaaaaaaaaaaaaaaaaaaacagtggatgggaggaaaaaagatacttgataagctggcaaaataaaatgggaaaaggtGAAAAAAACCAAGTCTGTAATGAATAATAGACACCAATAAAAGGGATAAGGTCAACACTGCACTTGTTCCAATAAATGTAAAAGGGTTGAATTTACCTATCAAGGAAAATAACTTCATATTGGCTTTAAAAACTCAGCTAGATGTTATTCATCTAACTCAGCTAGGAGGTATATAGTTCACCTGCTGAAACACTTAAAACAAAGTGGACATctaggcggggcacagtggctcatgcctgtaatcccagcactttgggaggccgacgcaggaagatcacctgaggtcaggagttcaagatcagcctggccaacatggtgaaaccccgtctctactaaaaatacaaaaattagctgggcgtggtggccggtgcctgtaaacccagctacttgggaggctgaggcaggagaattgcttgaacctgggaggtggaggttgcagtgagctgagattgtgccactgcactacagcctgggcaacagagcaagcctccatctcaaaacaaaacaaaacaaaacaaaaacccaaaatgaACATCTAACAACAAAAATCTTATTCACAATCtacaaatattgttaaaatatttcagaataggacaatgtgtggtggctcacgcctgtgatcccagcactttgggaggccgaggtgggcagatcatgaggtcaggagatcgagaccattctggctagcacggtgaaaccctgtctctactaaaaatacaaaaacttagcctggtgtggtggtgcgtgcctgtaattcctgctacttgggaggctgagacaggagaatcacttgaacccaggaggtggaggttgcagtgacctgagatcgtgccactgtactccagcctgggcgacagagcgagactctgtctcaaaaaaaaaaaaaaaaaaaaaaaaaaaaattcagaatatacCTAACAAGACATGTGCATGCAAGATGTGTATGAAAAATGCTATAggtgccgggcgcagtggctcacgcctgtaatcccagcagtttgggaggccgaggctggtgaatcacataaggtcaggagttcaagaccagcctgaccaatatggtgaaatcctgtcctgaccaatatgatgaaatcccgctaaatatgaaaattagccgggcgtggcggtgtgtgcctgtagtcccagctacttgggaagctgaaacagaggaattgcttgaacccaggaggtgaaggttgcagggaggtgaaggttgcagtgagctgaaattgcgccactgcactcactccagcctgggcgacggagcaagactctgtctcaaaaaaaaaaaaaaaaaggaaagaaagaaagaaagaaaaatgctatagagctgggtgtggtggcccatgcctataatcccagcacgtggggaggttgaggtgggaggattgcttgagcctaggagttaatGACCAGCCTTAGTCACATAatggagaccctatctctacaaaaaataaaattagctgcgTGTAGTGGtgtaggcctgtagtcccagctactcaggcagctgagctgggaagatcacttcagcctgagaaggctgcaatgagctgtgactgcaccactgcactccagcctaggcaaaaaagcaagaccctgtctcaaaaaaaaaaaaaaaaaagcccgggtgtggtggctcatgcctgtaatctcagcactttgggaggccaaggtgggcagatcacctgaggtcagttcaagaccagcctggccaacatggtgaaaccccgcctctactaaagatacaaaaattagccgggtgcagtgcatgcctgtagtcccagctactcaggaggctgaggcaggagaatcgcttgaacccaggaggtggaggttgcagtgagccaaaattgcgccattgcacagcagcctgggcaacagagtgaaactccgtctcaaaaaaaaaaaaaaacaaaaaaggaaaactataaattacactgaatgttttattttcctattgcTGTGGTAATAAATAATCACAatgttagtggcttaaaacaacctaAATTTAATATCTCATAGTTCTATAGGTGAGGAGTCTCACCAGgttaaagtcaaggtgtcagtcacattttgtttctttttggaggctctaggggaagaTCCCCAACACTTGCTCATCCATGTGTTGGCTGAATTCAGTTCTATGATGTAGGATTGAGGTCTGTTTCCTGGCTGTCAGCTGGAAGCCACCATTAGCCCCTAGAGTTCTCTCCCTGCCCTTGCACATAAGcccctacatttcttttttttttttttttaattatttttttctttgagacggagtctcgcggtgttgcccagactgaagtgcagtggtgtgatctcagctcactgcaacctccgcctcctggattcaagtgattctcttgcctcagcctcctgagtagctgggattacaggcgcacgccacctcgcccagctaatttttgtatttttagtagagatggggtttcaccatgttgaccaggctggtctcaaatgcctgacctggtgatccgcctgccttggcctcccaaagtgctgggattacaggcgtgagccaccgagcctggcccgcCCCTATAtttcagaagcagcagcaggacaTGGAATTCTTCTCATGCTTTGACTCTCTCCTGAGATTAGATTGGGCCTACCCAGATACTTCAGGATAATCTCATCTCCAGATCcttaaccttaattacatctgcataATTCCTTTTGCCAActtaaggtaacatattcacaggttccaggaaaTTAGGGAATGGACATGTTCAGGAGGCGATTGGTTTGCCTACCATAATGAAGGACATAAGCAAAAAAACCAACTTAAATGGCACATTTAAAACTTGTtgtggggccgggcgcagtggctcacgcctgtaatcccagcactttgggaggccgaggcaggtggatcacgaggtcaggcgatcaagaccatcctggctaacatggtgaaaccccgtctctactaaaaacacaaaaaattagctgggcgtggttgcaggcgcctgtagtcccagctatttgggaggctgaggcaggagaatggcctgaacccaggaggcagagcttgcagtgagcagagatcgcgccactgcactccaacctgggtgggtgacagagtgagactccgtctcaaaaaaacaaaaacaaaaacaaaaacttgtgaCACCCTACCTTGTTTAAACCTGAGTGACTCTCTCCTAGCAGAGAGAGCCGGACAGACTCCATTTGAGTTTCTTCACTTGCAGCCCCCTTTATCCCCCCTAAGGGAGTAACTAGTGCAAGCTGACTCCAGGCACATCCAGGAATGCACCTGCTGATAAGATATTGAGGCAGGCTGTACCAGCAGCTCCTGGGAATGTGCTCGGTGGAAGGTACCTAAAGCCCCTGCATTTATCTCTTAGTGATAGTTTAAGCCCCTGTACCTggaactgtttattttttgtaactgCTTCTAtaaccaattaattttttttaactttttgcctatTCTGCTTCTGTAAAACTGCTTCAGTTAAACCCCCCTCCCCTATTTAGACCttagtataaaagaaaatctagccccttcttcggGGCCAAGAGAATTTTGAGCGCTAGCTGTTTCTCGGTCGCCGGCTAATAAAGGACTCCATAatttttctcaaagtgtggcattTCTCTGTAACTCGCTTGGTTACAACATTGTCACATTCTTAGATGGGAAGATTTGCTATTGTAAAGATGTTATTTCTGCCTAAATTAGCCTACAAATTCGGTGCTAGATGTTCTAATAActaaagttgaatttttttcattagGTGAGTGGATAGATGCTCAGCGAATATATATTGTTTAGAGAAATAACGGAAGGTGACATCCTTTGCAGACTTTAACTCAGGTAGACCGCAtatgtttttgagacaaataCACCAACATTCTGCACGAGGGCAAAGTAATGTTTCCCACTGTTTCCAAAATCTTGTTAATATCCAGgatttgctgggcacagtggctcacgcctgtaatcccagcactttgggaggctgaggcaggcagatcacttgaggtcaggagttcaagaccagcctggccaacatggggaaaacccatctctactaaaaatacaaaaaaaattagctgggcatgatggtgcacgtctgtaaACCCAgatgctcaggagactgaggcacaagaattgtgtgaacccagtatgcagaggctgcagtgagcccaagatcacaccactgcattccagcctgggtgccaaagcgagactgtcttaaaaaaaaaaaaaaaattaggatttttCTGGTCACCATTTTTTAGGCATACATTGACTGATACTATGAACTGTCTACGGAGACTTGTTCCATCCTTTCCTATTCATAACCAACAGCTCAAAACTGTATCATAAGTATAGTTTAACTTTAGTTCCCCTAACACATCATTTTTATACTTGTCAAATGTGAAACtcgtgttattattattatttgtttcgagacggagttttgctcttgttgcccaggctggagtgcaatagtgcgatctcagctcactgcaacctccgcctctcaggttcaagcaattctcctgcctcagcctcccgagtagctgggattacaggcgcccgccaccatgtcaagctaattttcgcatttttagtagagatggggttttgccatgttggccaggctggtctcgaactcctgatcttaggtgatcttcccgcttcggcctcccaaagtgctgggattacaagcgtgagccaccgcgcccggcctcgtgTTACTTTTCTGTCCACTCACACAGCTTTATGAGAACTTTCGGCAAAAGTTTCTGATGGATGGGCATTTTATCTTCACTGCCTTGAGATTTAGAGAAGAAACTGTTTAAGAACTATTTCCATCATGATGCATCCTCAGGAGATGTGGATGAATTGCGGAGATGTGGGGTGAAGGTGAACAAGAGATGAGTGAGTTTGTATCTCCCTCTAAAGAAAGTGGCTTTTGTCAAAATGTACTTGTAAAGAAGTGTAcaggctgggcaaagtggctcacgcctgtaatcccagcactttaggaggctgaggcgggagaatcgcttgagcccaggagttggagaccagcctgggcaacacagattCCGTgggtaaaaaaatacaaaaattagcatggtggtgcatgcctgtagttccagctcttCAGGAgcctgggctgcagtgagccgtgatggccccaccacactccagcctgggcgagtgagaccctgtctcaaaaaaaaaaaaaggcaactaaCCCACAATTTTCAAGGCAATTGTTATGCTTTATTACAAGAAGTGTTTGAAATGCATCCCATTTGTAGATCCCTAGAAGTAAAACAGTCACCTTTGTTTACACTCACACCAAACAGTTTTTGGAAGAGATAGCTCAGACTTCATTCTTATCCCCAGATTAAAGGCCAGTTGTGAGTCTTTATTTTGTCTCGACCTTATTACCTTCCTAGCCAAAACATGGAAGTAAAACATCTTTTCTACGTTAATACTGCATTTCCAGGGATCTTGGGGTGTTCCGGGGGAGGGTGCGGTCCCCTCTCCGTCACGGCGGGGTATGGACGCGGTCGCCTTCTCCTGGCGCCGCGGTACCTTCAGGACAGGAGGAAGAGGCCAGGAAGGGTCCAGGGAGGCTCAGGCCGGGTCTGCGACTTGCCGGTGGGTGGCGGCAACGACCCTGTGGGCACCAGCCCGTCAGACGGCCCGAGTTCCGAGCCCGGCTCGGAGCCCTCTCCAGCTTGCGGCCGCTCCTTTCCTGGCCCTACTCCCCGCCCGGCACTGACGTCCAACCCCGCCCGTGCAGTGAGGCCAGAGCCTGGTGTAGCCGCACGCGGGGCCGTCCCATCTTCGAAGTTTTCTGGTGACTGGGTCGGTCCCGCAATTATCTCAGATGGGTGCGAGGGGGGAAAGCCAAGGGCAACCGGACACCCAGATGTATCAAGCACCGCCCCCTGGAGCCCCATCGCGCATGCACACCCTGGAGGCAAAGGCGCGAGGCACAGGGCGCGgcttggggagggaggaggcagggcgGTGGTTGGGCAAGAGGAGAGCCACGCCCACCACGGAACGTCTCTGCGCATGCGCTGGGGGCCAGCTTCTGGTACTTTCGACGCGTTTGCTGACGTAGTCCCTCAGTGCGCATCCAGAcatcggaggtggaggttgtagaaTTCGTCGTTCGAGAGCAGGAACGAAAAGCCCCTCTTCGTCTAACGTTCAGAAAGGAGGGCGTTTGTTGGGCCTTTCTCTCAGTCGTAAGGGAGGTGTCGACGGCCTGCGGTAAGTTTTCTGCTGACGGGGTCTCTCAGGACCACCGCAGTGGTTTCAGGAGTGAGGGACGGGAAACGTGCCGGGCCCAGAGTTTGGGGAACGCAGCGTTTCGCTTCAGGGCCGCGGCCTCGGCGCCGAGCGGAGTTTTTAGGGCTGGATTCCCGTCGGCCGCCGCCTGCGCCgtggctccgcctcccagggggCCCCCGACTGGCTTCCGCGACTTgacttgtttttctctcttggtTTTTAAGGGAGTCCTGAGTTGAGGCTTGCGGGATCTTTTCCGGAGAAAGCGCAGGCTAAAGCCGCAGGCGAAGATGTCCAACTACGTGAACGACATGTGGCCGGGCTCGCCGCAGGAGAAGGATTCGCCCTCGACCTCGCGGTCGGGCGGGTCCAGCCGGCTCTCGTCGCGATCTAGGAGCCGCTCTTTTTCCAGAAGCTCTCGGTCCCATTCCCGCGTCTCGAGTCGGTTTTCGTCCAGGAGTCGGTGCCGGAGGAGCAGGTCAAGGTCCCGTTCCCGAAGGCGCCACCAGCGGAAGTACAGGCGCTACTCGCGGTCATACTCGCGGAGTCGGTCGCGATCCCGCAACCGCCGTTACCGAGAGAGGCGCTACGGGTTCTCCAGGAGATATTACCGGTCTCCTTCGCGGTCCCGGTCCCGTAGCAGGTCGCGTTCTCGGGGAAGGTCGTACTGCGGAAGGGCGTACGCGATCGCGCGGGGGCAGCGCTACTACGGCTTTGGTCGCACAGTGTACCCGGAGGAGCACAGCAGATGGAGGGACAGATCCAGGACGAGGTCGCGGAGCAGAACCCCCTTTCGCTTAAGTGAAaaaggtgggtgggtcatttaCCTTTCCATTTGTGGTAATGTATGGCGACAGTATAGGAGGAGGCTAGGGAACCAACGTTGATGTGTAGTTTCAATAGTAGTTCCTTTAGTGCCCGAAATCTTTTTTGTTGAGGAAAGAGGGAGGACATTACCTGTATTTAAGTGGACAGCATTCTCTTTAGGGTTAAAGGTCAACTGGATGTTAAATGGCTCAGGATGTAGGGAACTTTTTTTCCTATTGGCTGCTTTTAGTGGGTGGAGCCTTTTAAATGTTATGATTAAGTTAAAGGTTCTAAGTTAACGTGATTGGGAAGAACATCAAAACACGCCTTCTTTTAGTTGACATTATTACTGAATAAAATTGGATTGTCGAGTATCCTAAATGACctaggaggccgggcgcggtggctcacgtctgtaatccaagcactttgggaggcggaggcgggcgggtcacttgaggccaggcgttccataccagcctggccaacatagcttACTATAACTAGAGAAAATTAAGTACAACATAATAGGACGCTTAGGCCTTTAgtcaagaaaactgaaaactaaTTGTTGAGATAATttaaggattttattcttttcagcaAGAAATGAGCTGGAGAATAGAATTTTCAGTGAATAAAGTTACACAGTTGTCCCTCTGTTGACTCGGGGGATTGGTGCCAGGACGCATATGGAACCCTCGCGCACACTTGGGGTTTCCAGTCTCTCAAATACTGTGGTACTTTCTATCTGCATTtagtaagggggaaaaaaaacaagtatAAAGTGGACCAGCGCAGCTACCAGTGTTCAAGGGCAACCTTAGTTTACACTATTATAAAACAAGTGacttaatatatttaataccacaaaataacatatttattgtGTAATTCTGAGTTCTCTTGGGGGGAAATAACTACCAGATTAAtgagtattttaaaatctgtctttttttttttttagagcgaAT
This window contains:
- the RSRP1 gene encoding arginine/serine-rich protein 1 isoform X2, translating into MSNYVNDMWPGSPQEKDSPSTSRSGGSSRLSSRSRSRSFSRSSRSHSRVSSRFSSRSRCRRSRSRSRSRRRHQRKYRRYSRSYSRSRSRSRNRRYRERRYGFSRRYYRSPSRSRSRSRSRSRGRSYCGRAYAIARGQRYYGFGRTVYPEEHSRWRDRSRTRSRSRTPFRLSEKERMELLEIAKANAAKALGTTSIDLPASLRTVPVAKETSRGIGVSSNGAKPEMF
- the RSRP1 gene encoding arginine/serine-rich protein 1 isoform X1, whose product is MSNYVNDMWPGSPQEKDSPSTSRSGGSSRLSSRSRSRSFSRSSRSHSRVSSRFSSRSRCRRSRSRSRSRRRHQRKYRRYSRSYSRSRSRSRNRRYRERRYGFSRRYYRSPSRSRSRSRSRSRGRSYCGRAYAIARGQRYYGFGRTVYPEEHSRWRDRSRTRSRSRTPFRLSEKERMELLEIAKANAAKALGTTSIDLPASLRTVPVAKETSRGIGVSSNGAKPEVSEKVTEDGTRNPNDKPTQQRSIAFSCNNSVAKPIQKSAKAATEETSSRSPKIDQKKSPYGLWIPI